Proteins encoded within one genomic window of Nitrospirota bacterium:
- a CDS encoding arginine--tRNA ligase — MKKEAIEAVKNAIGELKDTWGLDNIPAIDVEIPRDESHGDVATTVAMSLARPLRRSPKMIAEEIVKKIMEQPGPFQKVETAGSGFINFTYHNEYYHEKLKKLLKEGHDFFRTDIGQGKKVQVEFVSANPTGPLHIGHGRGAAVGNALCNLLQSAGYEVEREFYVNDAGMQVKLLGLSVYTAYQQMLGNDMPFPENGYKGDYVKDISVEIKEKEGDKYHNIPFEECGDVFTGFAYKKMLADLSHDLGEFGIGFDRWQSEKELYDKGAVKDALEHLKKNGLAYEKDGALWFRSTDFGDDKDRVVVKNDGEFTYFASDIAYHKEKLDRGFDTIIDIWGADHHGYIPRIRAVLKAFGLPDEKFRVILVQIVSLLREGQPVQMSKRSGEFITLREVMDEVGSDIAKFIFLTRRSDSHLDFDIEVAKRESSENPVFYVQYAFARISSIFRQVKERNIHACLPVGMGFSSSTLSEIDFSILKEDDEISLIKKLLYYEIIFEGAVSTYEPHRITFYLQELARHFHSYYNKHRVISDDNDLTVARLYLCRSVQIVLEEGLNILGVKAPERM; from the coding sequence ATGAAGAAGGAAGCCATAGAAGCAGTTAAAAACGCTATCGGAGAGCTGAAGGACACATGGGGCTTGGATAATATCCCTGCCATTGATGTTGAGATACCAAGGGACGAGTCGCATGGAGATGTCGCTACAACCGTCGCCATGAGCCTTGCGAGGCCGTTAAGAAGATCTCCAAAAATGATTGCCGAAGAGATAGTGAAAAAGATAATGGAGCAGCCCGGCCCGTTCCAAAAGGTCGAGACAGCTGGCTCCGGCTTCATCAACTTCACATACCATAATGAGTATTACCATGAAAAACTCAAAAAGCTTCTTAAGGAAGGGCATGACTTCTTCAGAACAGACATCGGCCAGGGAAAGAAGGTTCAGGTCGAGTTTGTAAGCGCAAACCCCACAGGCCCTCTTCATATAGGCCACGGAAGGGGCGCGGCAGTCGGCAACGCCCTGTGCAATCTCCTTCAATCCGCGGGTTATGAAGTTGAGAGGGAGTTCTATGTCAATGACGCCGGAATGCAGGTAAAGCTTCTCGGACTTTCGGTCTACACAGCCTACCAGCAGATGTTAGGCAATGACATGCCATTCCCTGAAAACGGTTATAAAGGCGATTATGTCAAAGACATATCCGTGGAGATAAAGGAGAAGGAAGGTGATAAGTATCACAATATTCCTTTTGAAGAGTGCGGGGATGTATTCACAGGCTTCGCATATAAGAAGATGCTTGCTGATCTCTCGCATGACCTCGGTGAATTCGGAATAGGCTTCGACAGGTGGCAAAGTGAAAAAGAGCTATATGACAAAGGGGCTGTTAAGGATGCGTTAGAGCACCTGAAGAAGAACGGCCTCGCGTATGAAAAAGACGGAGCCCTATGGTTCAGGTCGACCGACTTCGGAGATGACAAAGACAGGGTAGTTGTGAAGAATGACGGTGAGTTCACATACTTCGCCTCAGACATCGCATACCATAAAGAAAAACTCGACAGGGGATTTGATACCATCATCGATATATGGGGCGCTGACCATCACGGATATATCCCGAGGATAAGGGCGGTGCTCAAGGCGTTCGGGCTGCCTGATGAAAAATTCAGGGTCATACTTGTGCAGATAGTCTCTCTCCTAAGAGAAGGCCAGCCTGTCCAGATGTCAAAGAGGTCAGGTGAATTTATCACACTGCGCGAGGTCATGGATGAGGTAGGCTCTGATATCGCAAAGTTCATATTCCTCACAAGACGGTCAGACAGCCATCTTGATTTTGACATCGAGGTCGCAAAAAGAGAGTCATCTGAAAACCCGGTCTTTTATGTACAGTATGCCTTTGCCAGGATATCAAGCATATTCAGGCAGGTAAAAGAGAGAAATATCCATGCCTGCCTGCCGGTAGGCATGGGGTTCAGCAGCTCAACGCTTTCTGAAATAGACTTTTCAATACTTAAAGAAGACGATGAAATATCTCTTATAAAGAAACTTCTTTATTACGAGATAATATTTGAAGGAGCGGTATCGACATATGAGCCGCACAGGATCACATTCTATCTTCAGGAACTTGCCAGGCACTTCCACTCATACTACAACAAGCACCGGGTGATATCTGATGATAATGACCTGACAGTTGCAAGATTGTATCTCTGCAGATCAGTACAGATCGTGCTTGAAGAGGGGCTGAATATTCTCGGGGTAAAGGCGCCGGAAAGGATGTGA
- the tgt gene encoding tRNA guanosine(34) transglycosylase Tgt has protein sequence MLEFQLTKTDGSARLGQIHTARGVINTPAFIPVGTLATVKSMSVEELKEIGAEIILSNTYHLYLRPGHDVIKNLGGLHKFMNWDRPMLTDSGGFQVFSLSPLRKITEEGVEFRSHLDGSTHFLTPELAMEIQGALGSDIAMAFDECTPYPATREYALKSLQLTTKWARRCLEEKNKNYPPIPPLVSGGEGGVVNSQALFAIVQGGVFKDLRKQSAEELINMNFDGYALGGLSVGEPKDMMYEMINYTTPLLPEDKTRYLMGIGDLNDVLEAVSSGIDIFDCVMPTRNARNGTLFSSQGRISIKREEFKEDSSPLDPECSCYTCRNYSKAYLRHLYMSREILSMRLNTYHNLHFYLEFFRKMRNAIANGGFENFRKEQKEILKDNFSEGPL, from the coding sequence ATACTTGAATTTCAATTAACCAAAACCGACGGCAGCGCCCGTCTCGGGCAGATACATACCGCGCGGGGAGTGATAAACACGCCCGCATTCATACCTGTCGGCACTCTCGCAACCGTGAAATCAATGAGCGTCGAGGAGCTGAAAGAGATCGGCGCTGAGATAATACTTTCCAATACATACCATCTTTATTTGAGGCCGGGGCATGATGTGATAAAAAATCTCGGCGGGCTGCATAAGTTCATGAACTGGGACCGCCCCATGCTCACAGACAGCGGCGGGTTTCAGGTCTTCAGCCTTTCGCCGCTGAGAAAGATAACTGAAGAAGGCGTGGAGTTCAGGTCGCACCTTGACGGCTCAACGCATTTTTTGACGCCTGAACTTGCTATGGAGATACAGGGTGCGCTTGGGTCTGATATTGCGATGGCGTTTGATGAGTGCACGCCTTATCCGGCGACAAGGGAGTATGCTTTGAAGTCACTGCAATTAACAACTAAGTGGGCGAGGCGGTGTCTTGAAGAAAAGAATAAAAACTACCCCCCCATCCCCCCCTTGGTAAGTGGGGGCGAAGGGGGGGTAGTTAATTCTCAGGCATTGTTTGCTATTGTTCAGGGAGGGGTATTTAAAGACCTAAGAAAGCAGAGTGCTGAAGAATTAATTAATATGAATTTTGACGGTTATGCTCTCGGCGGGCTCAGTGTCGGAGAGCCGAAAGATATGATGTATGAGATGATCAATTACACAACACCTCTGCTGCCTGAAGACAAGACAAGATACCTGATGGGAATAGGCGACCTTAATGACGTGCTTGAAGCAGTTTCATCCGGCATTGATATCTTTGACTGCGTCATGCCGACAAGGAACGCAAGGAACGGCACTCTCTTTTCAAGTCAGGGAAGAATAAGCATAAAGCGCGAGGAATTCAAAGAGGATTCAAGCCCTCTTGACCCTGAATGCAGCTGCTATACCTGCCGGAATTATTCAAAGGCATACCTGAGGCATTTATATATGAGCCGTGAAATCCTCTCAATGAGATTGAATACATACCACAACCTCCACTTCTATCTTGAGTTCTTCAGGAAGATGCGAAATGCAATTGCAAATGGAGGGTTTGAGAATTTCAGGAAAGAGCAGAAAGAGATACTGAAAGACAATTTCAGCGAAGGGCCGCTTTAA
- a CDS encoding restriction endonuclease: MCLCLEKSIVPTDKHYRKHLSGKADLVTTYEETRAGFVALALEKNRRATPFIEQARSLKATASQANTPADLLNIESIQPALLTASGVSDKAMNYLLPEDKIEAIQELIAKYLEPSGLAFVEELIFRFLLTRGDTLGGSMRNVGGVIAERKLTRAILSNLAIAKIPYQWLHSDSKEWLYGKEEDADIELYLKGLSWSNKGRTRTMIYNRTLPLVKKNVDLCLLNCAPEELSAAFKNPSLYIALGELKGGIDPAGADEHWKTARTSLTRIQKAFSKKGFTPDLFFVGAAIENSMADEIWDQLKKGTLSNAANLTNADQVASLCGWLCSL; encoded by the coding sequence GTGTGTTTATGTTTGGAGAAAAGCATAGTGCCGACAGACAAACATTACCGCAAGCATTTATCGGGCAAAGCAGACCTCGTAACCACCTATGAAGAAACCAGAGCCGGGTTTGTTGCGCTGGCGCTTGAGAAGAACCGCAGAGCAACGCCATTTATTGAACAAGCCCGTTCATTGAAAGCAACAGCTTCTCAAGCTAACACTCCAGCCGACCTTCTTAATATCGAAAGCATTCAGCCCGCATTATTGACTGCTTCAGGTGTATCTGACAAGGCGATGAATTATCTGTTGCCTGAAGACAAGATAGAAGCAATTCAGGAATTGATAGCAAAATATCTTGAGCCGTCAGGACTTGCCTTCGTTGAAGAATTGATTTTCAGGTTTCTCCTGACAAGGGGTGATACTTTGGGAGGCTCAATGCGCAACGTAGGCGGGGTCATAGCAGAGCGCAAACTGACCCGTGCAATTCTTTCTAACCTTGCCATTGCAAAAATTCCATATCAATGGCTTCACTCCGATAGTAAAGAATGGCTGTATGGAAAAGAAGAAGACGCAGATATAGAATTGTATCTAAAAGGACTTAGTTGGTCTAACAAAGGCAGAACCCGTACAATGATCTATAATCGGACGCTTCCGCTTGTAAAAAAGAATGTAGACTTGTGCCTTCTTAATTGTGCTCCAGAGGAACTATCTGCTGCTTTTAAAAATCCTTCTCTCTATATTGCGCTTGGGGAGCTTAAAGGGGGTATTGATCCGGCAGGCGCAGATGAACACTGGAAAACAGCAAGGACATCGCTCACACGTATACAGAAAGCTTTTTCTAAAAAGGGTTTTACACCGGATTTGTTTTTTGTCGGGGCTGCTATTGAAAACAGCATGGCAGATGAAATCTGGGACCAATTAAAGAAAGGCACATTGAGCAATGCCGCCAATTTGACGAACGCTGATCAGGTTGCTTCTCTGTGCGGGTGGTTGTGTAGTTTGTAG
- a CDS encoding peptidylprolyl isomerase has product MRNPLSLTLKAVILLILIGQILIPKAAYSAIFLDKVVATVNGEVITWSELMSVVEVEGAKALEGLEGKEREIKSGEIAKFLLNSMIDVKLQLMEARKLGFDVSDNELEAAIADIKTRYNLSSEALITSLQSEGFTLEEYKKRLSEQILLSKISNFRVKNNILITDSEIKEYYSAGEGGTEVRIRQIFFSMPEGNAQKEALDKRTEEVMHRIKDGENFASLAIEFSEDASKEFGGDLGFIGHGTILKEVEDVAFGLKVGDVSAPFWSPAGLHIIKAEEIRESSAIKEPVEKIKDILFQRKYNMMYDQWIKMLRENAYIEVNL; this is encoded by the coding sequence ATGAGAAATCCATTATCACTGACTTTAAAGGCCGTCATATTACTCATCCTTATCGGCCAGATACTTATTCCCAAAGCTGCGTACAGCGCCATATTTCTTGACAAGGTCGTTGCAACCGTCAATGGCGAGGTTATCACCTGGAGCGAGCTTATGAGCGTTGTCGAGGTTGAGGGTGCAAAGGCTCTTGAGGGGCTTGAGGGCAAGGAGAGGGAGATCAAATCCGGTGAGATCGCGAAGTTCCTGCTTAACAGCATGATCGATGTAAAGCTGCAGCTCATGGAGGCGAGGAAACTTGGGTTTGATGTGTCTGATAATGAGCTTGAGGCTGCGATCGCCGATATCAAAACGAGGTACAATCTGTCTTCCGAGGCGTTAATAACCTCTCTGCAATCAGAGGGCTTTACGCTTGAGGAATATAAAAAGCGGCTTTCAGAGCAGATATTGCTTTCCAAGATATCAAACTTCAGGGTCAAAAATAATATTTTGATAACTGACAGTGAGATAAAGGAATACTACAGTGCCGGGGAAGGCGGTACAGAGGTAAGGATAAGGCAGATATTTTTCTCAATGCCTGAGGGCAACGCACAGAAGGAAGCTCTTGATAAGAGGACTGAGGAAGTCATGCATCGGATAAAAGACGGAGAGAACTTTGCTTCTCTTGCCATTGAATTTTCAGAGGACGCAAGCAAGGAGTTCGGCGGTGACCTCGGTTTTATAGGCCACGGAACCATACTGAAGGAGGTGGAGGATGTTGCCTTCGGCCTCAAGGTCGGCGATGTAAGCGCGCCCTTCTGGAGCCCGGCCGGGCTCCATATCATAAAGGCCGAAGAGATAAGGGAGAGCAGCGCCATTAAGGAGCCTGTAGAAAAGATAAAAGATATCCTCTTCCAGAGAAAATATAATATGATGTATGACCAGTGGATCAAGATGCTGAGGGAGAACGCTTATATAGAGGTTAATTTATAA
- the htpX gene encoding zinc metalloprotease HtpX, with the protein MNILKTAVLMTGLTLLLIFAGGAMGGKSGMTMALIIAFVMNVFTYWFSDKIVLKMYKAKEVTQSDAPELYSIVRNLAQRAQLPMPKVYIIEQPQPNAFATGRNPEHAAVAVTTGIMQILSREELEGVLAHELAHVKNRDILIATVAATVAGAISYLAHMAQWAMIFGGRDDDEGGNPIVAIVMMIVAPIAAMLIQMAISRSREYAADAGGARIAGNPRHLASALKKLQMASKQIPMNATPATAHMFIVNPLSARGFANLFSTHPPMEERVARLESMGRGN; encoded by the coding sequence ATGAATATACTTAAAACAGCTGTCCTGATGACGGGCTTAACATTACTGCTTATATTCGCAGGAGGGGCTATGGGCGGCAAGTCCGGGATGACGATGGCGCTCATAATCGCCTTTGTAATGAATGTCTTTACATACTGGTTCAGCGACAAGATAGTTTTAAAGATGTACAAGGCTAAAGAGGTGACCCAGTCAGATGCGCCGGAGCTTTATTCCATCGTAAGAAACCTTGCGCAGAGGGCACAGCTTCCGATGCCGAAGGTCTATATCATCGAGCAGCCTCAGCCAAACGCCTTTGCAACGGGAAGGAACCCGGAGCATGCGGCAGTTGCCGTAACAACAGGCATAATGCAGATACTCAGCAGGGAAGAGCTTGAGGGTGTTTTAGCACATGAGCTCGCGCATGTAAAGAACAGGGACATCCTGATAGCCACGGTCGCAGCAACAGTTGCCGGAGCTATCAGCTATCTCGCGCACATGGCGCAGTGGGCCATGATATTCGGAGGCAGAGATGATGACGAAGGTGGCAATCCTATAGTAGCAATTGTCATGATGATAGTCGCGCCGATAGCGGCGATGCTCATACAGATGGCGATATCGCGCTCAAGGGAGTATGCTGCTGACGCAGGAGGCGCAAGGATAGCCGGAAACCCGAGACATCTTGCAAGCGCGCTTAAAAAGCTTCAGATGGCTTCAAAGCAGATACCAATGAATGCTACGCCTGCAACAGCTCATATGTTTATAGTAAATCCTCTTTCAGCACGGGGATTCGCAAACCTCTTCAGCACCCATCCTCCGATGGAAGAGAGGGTGGCAAGACTGGAAAGCATGGGCCGTGGGAATTAA
- a CDS encoding site-specific DNA-methyltransferase gives MDISIEQQTSLTGIEELDNKLLLHFHNRVKLQPSLTRQLVSFQANKPRPSYRWYKYKEAFSASLVEYLLSKYGITSGKVLDPFAGSGTTLFAASACGLDADGIELLPSGQQIISARKCLEREFTKKDVTSLNRWITDRPWHKTKERKTLSSLRITDGAYPKETLDAIERYIGVCQQENDRVRSVLQFALLCVLESISFTRKDGQYLRWDYRAGRRQGAIPFNKGAIVNFDKAICDKLNDICHDLQSTNGDSELFPSKFLQGDIRLLNGSCLDIMPTLPNRSYNVVMTSPPYCNRYDYTRTYALELALLNVGEKELLKLRQEMLSCTVENRAKDLLQINPKWTNAIEAAESQELLQAILKYLEDEKAQGRLNNNGIPRMVRGYFYEMACIISECKRILKQNALLFMVNDNVRYAGASISVDLILSSIAEKLGFKIENILVLPNGKGNSSQQMGKHGRTALRKCVYVWRKA, from the coding sequence ATGGATATTTCTATAGAACAACAAACTTCTTTGACCGGAATAGAAGAACTTGATAATAAGCTCTTGCTGCATTTTCATAACAGAGTTAAATTACAACCGTCATTGACACGTCAGCTTGTAAGTTTTCAGGCCAACAAACCAAGACCTTCTTATCGCTGGTATAAATATAAAGAAGCTTTTTCAGCATCTCTTGTCGAATATTTATTATCAAAATATGGAATTACTTCCGGTAAGGTGCTTGACCCATTTGCCGGGAGCGGGACAACGTTATTTGCAGCAAGTGCATGTGGCCTTGATGCAGATGGCATTGAGCTTCTTCCCAGCGGTCAACAGATAATCTCTGCCAGAAAATGTTTAGAGAGAGAATTTACAAAAAAAGATGTTACTTCACTCAACCGCTGGATTACGGATCGCCCTTGGCATAAAACAAAGGAAAGAAAAACTCTCTCCAGCTTACGTATCACAGACGGCGCTTATCCCAAAGAAACCCTTGACGCTATTGAGCGATATATCGGAGTCTGTCAGCAAGAGAATGACCGGGTCCGGTCAGTTCTGCAATTTGCACTTCTCTGTGTATTGGAGTCAATCAGTTTTACTCGTAAAGACGGGCAATATCTTCGTTGGGATTACCGCGCAGGACGTCGACAAGGAGCAATACCTTTCAATAAAGGTGCAATCGTCAATTTCGACAAAGCGATCTGCGACAAGTTAAATGATATCTGTCATGATTTGCAAAGTACAAATGGTGACAGTGAGCTTTTTCCGTCAAAATTTTTACAAGGAGATATCCGCCTTCTCAACGGTTCCTGCCTCGACATAATGCCAACTTTGCCGAACAGGTCATACAACGTTGTTATGACATCTCCGCCTTACTGTAATCGTTATGACTACACCAGGACTTATGCGCTTGAACTGGCACTACTCAACGTCGGAGAAAAAGAGCTACTAAAGCTTAGACAGGAGATGCTGAGTTGCACAGTTGAAAACCGGGCCAAAGACTTACTGCAAATTAATCCGAAGTGGACAAATGCAATAGAAGCTGCGGAAAGTCAGGAACTGTTGCAGGCTATTTTAAAATATCTTGAAGATGAAAAGGCACAAGGGCGGTTGAACAACAACGGCATTCCCAGAATGGTGCGTGGGTATTTCTATGAAATGGCCTGTATCATATCAGAGTGTAAGCGTATACTGAAACAGAATGCATTATTGTTTATGGTCAATGATAATGTGCGTTATGCAGGCGCAAGTATTTCGGTAGATTTAATACTTTCAAGTATCGCTGAAAAATTAGGTTTTAAAATAGAAAACATCCTTGTGCTTCCAAATGGAAAAGGAAACAGCAGTCAGCAAATGGGCAAGCATGGTAGGACAGCATTAAGAAAGTGTGTTTATGTTTGGAGAAAAGCATAG
- the mqnC gene encoding dehypoxanthine futalosine cyclase, whose product MNRINKKEALTLLKSADLLGLGQMADNLRKKLHPEGDVTFIIDRNINYTNVCINKCRFCAFYREKDSPDAYILSGRRLFNKIRETIECGGTQILIQGGLHPDLDINYYIELLRSIKKKFDIHVHGFSPPEIFYMADKAGITLKEAIVSLIEAGLDSIPGGGAEILSDRIREQISPNKIGSKQWLKVMEEAHKLGMKTTATMMFGSVEEPEDIIEHLDAVRRLQDKTNGFTAFIPWSFQPGNTELNQQSAVSGQRSAKARYHPATGVDYLRVLSLSRVYLDNVPNIQASWVTQGIKMAQVSLRFGANDFGSTMLEENVVASTGVKFNVTIDDILKAIRDAGFMPAQRDMYYHIINRNL is encoded by the coding sequence ATGAACAGAATAAACAAAAAAGAAGCCTTAACCCTTCTGAAGTCCGCTGACCTTCTCGGCCTTGGCCAGATGGCTGACAATTTGAGGAAGAAGCTTCATCCTGAAGGCGATGTCACATTTATCATTGACCGCAATATCAATTACACCAATGTCTGCATAAACAAGTGCAGGTTCTGCGCCTTTTACAGGGAGAAGGACTCTCCTGACGCGTATATCCTTTCAGGAAGAAGGCTCTTTAATAAGATAAGAGAAACGATAGAATGCGGAGGCACGCAGATACTTATCCAGGGCGGGCTGCATCCTGATCTTGATATAAATTATTACATTGAACTTTTGAGGTCGATCAAGAAAAAGTTTGATATCCATGTGCACGGCTTTTCTCCGCCAGAGATCTTTTACATGGCAGACAAGGCTGGCATTACATTAAAAGAGGCGATTGTCTCATTGATAGAAGCTGGGCTTGATTCAATTCCCGGCGGAGGCGCAGAGATTCTATCGGACAGAATAAGGGAGCAGATAAGCCCGAATAAGATAGGCTCTAAACAGTGGCTGAAGGTCATGGAAGAGGCTCATAAGCTTGGAATGAAGACGACCGCAACCATGATGTTCGGCAGTGTTGAAGAGCCTGAAGATATCATTGAACACCTTGATGCGGTGCGAAGGCTTCAGGATAAGACGAACGGATTTACGGCATTCATACCATGGAGCTTTCAGCCGGGGAATACAGAGTTAAATCAGCAGTCAGCAGTCAGCGGTCAGCGGTCAGCTAAAGCCAGGTACCATCCCGCCACCGGGGTTGACTATCTTCGGGTGCTTTCTCTTTCAAGGGTCTATCTCGATAATGTCCCGAACATTCAGGCCTCGTGGGTCACACAGGGGATAAAGATGGCGCAGGTATCTCTGAGGTTCGGCGCAAATGACTTCGGCTCAACCATGCTTGAAGAGAATGTCGTTGCTTCAACCGGGGTGAAATTCAATGTCACGATCGATGATATCCTTAAAGCCATCAGGGATGCCGGCTTCATGCCTGCGCAGCGAGATATGTACTATCATATAATAAACAGAAACCTCTGA
- the mqnE gene encoding aminofutalosine synthase MqnE gives MGIKKIEQKILSGHRLSTDDALSLFQSDDIFTIGRLANLIAEEKNGKNAYFIRNRHINPTNICVNRCKFCAFSRSKGDKGAYELSIKEIIKKLKTQNSKFKNPPSPPFAKGGMGGFFSEVHIVGGLHPDWQFDFYLEMLRAIKKSLPHIHIKAFTAVEIDYFAKISGLSLADTLGELRNAGLDSMPGGGAEIFDARVRSKICPEKIPGRRWLKIMEEAHNAGIKTNATMLYGHLETYKHRVEHMLKLRELQDRTGGFQAFIPLAFHPLNTRIEGASYTSGIDDLKTIAISRLFLDNFTHIKAYWVMLGEKIAQLALMFGADDLDGTIIEEKITRSAGALSANALTRSQLVNLIGKAGKIPVERDSFYKEVRS, from the coding sequence GTGGGAATTAAAAAGATCGAACAAAAGATACTCTCAGGGCATCGTTTAAGCACAGACGATGCCCTTTCACTTTTCCAAAGCGATGACATCTTCACTATCGGCAGGCTCGCGAATCTTATTGCTGAAGAGAAGAACGGCAAGAACGCATACTTTATCCGGAACCGCCATATAAACCCGACCAACATCTGCGTCAACCGCTGCAAGTTCTGCGCCTTCAGCCGTTCAAAAGGCGATAAGGGCGCGTATGAACTGAGCATCAAGGAGATTATTAAGAAGCTCAAAACTCAAAACTCAAAATTTAAAAATCCCCCCTCACCCCCCTTTGCTAAAGGGGGGATGGGGGGATTTTTTAGCGAAGTTCACATTGTCGGCGGGCTTCATCCTGACTGGCAATTTGATTTCTATTTAGAGATGCTGAGAGCGATCAAAAAGTCGCTGCCGCATATTCACATCAAGGCGTTCACAGCTGTTGAGATAGATTATTTTGCAAAGATAAGCGGATTATCCCTCGCTGATACATTGGGCGAATTAAGAAATGCAGGCCTTGATTCGATGCCGGGCGGCGGTGCTGAGATATTTGATGCACGGGTGAGGAGCAAGATATGCCCTGAGAAGATCCCGGGCAGGAGATGGCTTAAGATCATGGAGGAGGCGCACAATGCCGGGATCAAAACCAATGCCACCATGCTCTACGGGCATCTTGAAACATACAAGCATAGAGTTGAACACATGCTGAAGCTCCGCGAACTCCAGGATAGGACAGGCGGTTTTCAGGCGTTCATTCCTCTGGCATTTCATCCGCTGAACACAAGGATCGAAGGCGCAAGTTATACATCAGGCATTGACGACCTTAAGACCATCGCCATCTCAAGGCTCTTTCTTGACAACTTCACGCACATAAAAGCCTACTGGGTAATGCTTGGAGAGAAGATCGCGCAGCTTGCACTCATGTTCGGAGCGGATGACCTTGACGGCACTATCATAGAAGAGAAGATCACGCGCTCAGCAGGCGCACTCTCAGCAAACGCGCTGACGCGCTCTCAGTTAGTGAACCTGATCGGGAAAGCCGGAAAGATTCCGGTAGAGAGGGATTCGTTTTATAAAGAAGTCAGGAGTTAA